From Pleurocapsa sp. PCC 7319:
AAAAAATCAAGGCTTCTAGCATTTCCTGCGAACTTCTGATAATGCATTTCTGGTAGCATTCCAATTGCTAAATTTTTGAGACTAAATAAACATCTTCAGTATTTTTGACCAGTGTCGCTGTGTTGGATTTTGGTGGATGCTGAGATTTTATGTCACAAATATCTTCTAAATTTACTATTTCCCCAAAGTTATTTACCATATAGCAAGATGGTTTGGGCTTAGCCTTAGTTAGTCCAATTGCTAGACTGCTCATTATAACTGTAGAAGAAATTAGGATTAAACCGTTACGAGAAAGTGAAAGTGCGTGGGCTAGTGAATTCATAAATTTTGCTCTCTAAAAAACAATTTTGGATACGCAGCGATTTGAGCTACTTGGTCTTACACTGTGTTTAAGCAAATTATCCATAGCCGGGATTGTAGTAAAGCTTGTTCTATACCCTACAAAATTACTAGTATTTTTTAATTGATATGTAGAAAGTTTGTCGAACTAAATTTTCTGCTCACAAATAAGTAGATGGACAAAATTAAATTCATAGTCAGAGATAGGGAACAGGCAATAGGGAACAGGGAACAGAAAAATAATTTGTGTAATTAATTCTGTCTATATACTTATTAGGATTGATTTAGCCTTTTCCAGGTTAAATCTTTCGTTTGCTCATCCCAATGCCAACGCACTAAGTTAGCAGGCTGTCCGATGCTAATACCTGGTAATTTCATTGCTTTTCTGGGAGATTCCGTTGCCATAGCGATCGCTTTTTCTAGATTGCAACCCCACTTAACTAAGTTTTGTACTCCGACCAATAAGGGTAAAGTTGTCCCAGATAATGTACCGTCTCGTAATCTGGCAGTCCCATTAGTTACTATAATCTCACGTTCATCCCAAGGATAAACTCCGTCAGGTAATCCAATCGGAGCTAAGGCATCACTGACCAAAAAAATACCGCGCTCGTAATTGCTTGCTTTTAAAATAATTTCCAGCATGGTAGGAGAAACATGATTGCCATCAGCGATTAAGCCACAATAAACGTCTGGGTTAACGATAGCTGCCCCCAATAATCCTGGTTGACGATGGTGCAAACTAGGCATGGCATTAAAAGCATGAGTAACCATCGATGCGCCTTGAGCAAATGCCTGTTGGGCTTGGCTAGCTGTGGCTAAAGAATGTCCTAAGCTGACAATAATATTCTTGTCTAGTAAATAAGTAATCGTCTCACCACTACTATCCAATTCTGGGGCTAGGGTCATAATTTTGACAATATGACTATAGTCTCCCAGAACCTGTTTAATATTCTCGATAGTTAAAGACAATAAATATTTTGCTGGATGTGCGCCTCGCTTTTGGTAGTTTAAAAATGGTCCTTCTAAATGAACTCCCAATACTTTAGCTGTATCTTCTTTCTCCTCTTGATTAGCCATAAATTGAGTGATCGTTGCCAGCGATCGCTGTATTTTGTTTATTGAGGTTGTTACTATCGTCGGTAAAAAGCCATCCACACCTTGTTGCCACAGGAACTCGCAGATCTGTTCCAATTTAGGCAAGTCCTCTAATTCTAGGTCGGGAAAAGCTAAACCCAATCCACCATTGATTTGTAAATCTATACCCCCAAGAGATAACCAATCTCGTTCTAGGTTAATAGTTGGTGTAATTGGTGGATGATCTAATGTGGGGGCGATCGCTACTATTTTTCTTTCTTGGATAGCAACTTGCTGTAGATCTTGATATCCAACTACCCGCGCATTAATAATTAGTTGATTTACCCTCATTAAAAAGCTATTTCCTCTATTTACTTAATCCAAACTTAAATAATGGGTTAACAAGATCAGCCTTGTAATTTAGCTTAATTAATTCTTATCTGTCAGTCACACCCACAGTAGAGGTTTACAAAAATAAATCGGGATGACAGGATTTGAACCTGCGACCCCTGCTTCCCGAAAGCAGTGCGCTACCAAGCTGCGCTACATCCCGTGATTGTTAAGTCCTTTAATTATACGAATCCTCGTTGTTCTAGGCAAGCGGGGATTTTGTTTATCAGTTTTTATCCTGATTGACTGACAAAACTTTTAAGAGACATTGTAGGAATAAGTCAGAACTTTGAATTCTAATTGATATGTTCGTCGCTCGTGTTGTTTAAGTGATGCCATTGCTGGCTCAGGGTCTTGATTGCTAGAGAAAGTTACAATCTGGAGCAACTTCCAACCATTTAAAAGTGCAGCCTTGACCCAATCCCAGCCAATCCGATTCGGGCCGGTCAACATTCTGGGGAGACCCCACAATTACGCCCTCAGAAAATAGCTGTTTCCTCGAAACCAATGGGTATCAACCCATCTTCGTTTTCCAGTACGAACTACCTCGACACCTTGGGCGCTGATGTAAAGAGTAGCGACAGCTAAAATAAACCATATGCGGAGCGGTGAAGCAGTTCGTTGGCGGGGTACGATGCGGCCATACGCTTGGCCTTTGTCCCGCTCAAAACAAAGGCGATTCGGTTCGCCGCATGTACTGCTGAACCCTTTAGGGTATCCTTTAGGACAAGCGAGACAAAGGGCTTGCACGCATGTAGGCGCAAACATCGCGAATCATTACCAAAATTTATAGGGCAGTTATTTCAATTGTCAAAGATAGTGAAATTGGACATCGATAGCGATGTAAATGAATACTTAAACTCATAATTTATAATCTATAACTTGTGTATTGCGATCGCCAGACAGCATAGCTAGAGAAACAGTGCAAGAGAATGGGAATATAACCAAACCTTTTGAATTCTTTCTGGCTGATTTCACTGAAAGATAAGCGATGCCCATTGCTGACAAGTTAAGACAAAATAGTTTTAGTCAACTACTACAGGCAGTGTTTTTTATATTAGATAGCACTAAATAACCTGAGTTCGGGATAAGCTCAAAGCCTTAATACATAAGGATTTGAAAAACTGCTTTTTTCAATAAAATTTAACAACTATAGAATCTACAGACTCTTCAAAGGCTTAAAGCTTAAAGCTTAGGGCTTAAAGCTACCTCAACAGATTAATTTTCTTAGCCCGAACTGACGTTAAATATGGATTAAAGCTAATGTTCGTGGCGATCGCCATATCCAAGGTTAAAGTTTATGAAAGTATCTCAAAAGCTAAGCTGAGAGCTAATAGCTAACAATCAGTTGACAAACAACACATACCTTTAAGTTGTCACAAATAGGCGATGCCTTTCTAGAATGACTCTATATCAAAAATTTTGATGACTTTAAATTATGGTTGGCGATCGCCCAAACGAAACAGAAAACAATTTATCTGCTTTTAAAGAATCACGAACCGTAATGCTGGTCGAAGATTGTGACACAGACTGTACCTTAGATCGACGCTATTTGACAGCAGATAAGAGATATGATTATCGCTTTATCGAAATGGAAACGGGGGAATCTGCTTTAGCAATCTATGCCGAAGAACGACCAGATCTAATCTTACTAGATTATTTACTGCCCGATCTCGATGGGTTGGAGTGGTTGAGGCTGTGGCAAGAAACATATCGTGGAAATCTCTGTCCTGTGATTGTTTTAACGGGGCATGGAGATGAAACTATCGCGATACGTTGTATTCAATTGGGTGCCGCCGATTATTTAAACAAAAATGAGATTACTCAAGCCAGACTGCAACTTTCGGTGACTAAAGCTTTTGCCTTTGACAAACTACAGCGTCAAAATCAGCAGTTAATCGCTCAACTTATTGCCCGCAACCAAGAATTAGCCTATAGCAATCAGGTTTGCAATCGCGAAATAGCCAATCGCGAAAAATTAGAACTAATTGTCGATAATATCCCACTGGTTGTTTATGCCAAAAAAGTTGAAAACTTTCGTTCGGGTAAAATGTGGCTGATCAATCGAGAGTTTTGTCGCGTCTTTCAGGTGACAGAAGCAGAAATCATCGGCAAAAGCGATCGCGAAATCTTTCCCCCCGCTACAGTCGATCACTTTAAAGTTAACGACCTCAAAGTAATTAATAACAAACAAATTATAGTTACCGAAGAACGGGTTCATCACGGAGATGGTCAACTACAAACTTATTTATCGCTTAAAATTCCTTTACTTAATGACGAAGGAGAAGTTGATTCCATTATCGGCATCGCCACCAACATTACCCAAGAAAAACAAGCCCAAGCGCAACTGACTCGTCTAGAAACCAGATTTAGTAGCACTTTTGAACAGGTTGCGGTAGGTATGGCTCTTGTTGGACTCCAGGGAGAATGGTTAATGGTCAACCAAAAGCTCTGTGAAATTGTCGGTTACACCAAAGCCGAATTATTACAGACTACTTTTCAAGAGATTACTCATCCCGAAGATTTAGCAGCAGATTTAAACTACGTCCGTCAGTTGTTAGCAGAGGAGATTGCTAACTACTCGATAGAAAAACGCTACATCCGCAAAGATAACTCCCTGGTGTGGATTAATCTAACGGTTTCTTTGGTTAAAAATAAAGTTGGCGAACCAGAATATTTTATCTCTGTCATCGAAGATATTAGCGATCGCAGAAACTTAGAAGTTTCTCGACAAAAAGCTCTACAACGCCTCTCTAATCTACATCAAATCGATCGGGCGATCGTGGAAGCAAGACAACCTAAAGAAATTGCTGTGATCGCTATTGACAGCATTCAACAATTGCTAACTTGTCAACGGACATCTATTGTTACTTTCAATTTAGAAAAAGATACCGCTACAATTTTGCTGACTCAAGGAGAAGGCAAACAAGTTGGTACGGGATTACAAACCCCTCTCCATCTTTGGCAAGAGTTAATCAATAGGTTAAAAGCACCAGAAACAGATTATATAGTTGCTTACCTAGAGCAGTTACCCCAGTTATCCGCAGCTATTCCCTCTCTGGCTAATGTGGGATTGAATTGCCTGATTTGTTTCCCCCTCAGAACCAAAGACGGTTTATTGGGTATCCTCAAATTATGGATTAAAGATCTTAATGCCGTTGATTCAGAAAAACTAACTATAGTTAAAGAAGTAAGTACTCAAGTAGCGATCGCTCTCAAACAAGCTTATTTAAGTCAAACCATCCAAGATTATACTTTAGAATTAGAAGACAAAGTGCGAGAACGTACCGCACAGTTAGAAGAAATCAATCAAGAACTTAAAGCTTTTAGCTACAGTATTTCCCACGATCTTAAAGCACCCTTAAGGGCAATTCAGGGCTTTGCGATCGCCCTACAGGAAGATTATGCAGCAAGTTTAGACGAATTAGGACGAGAATATACCCAAAGGCTAGCTAGTTCCGCACAGCAGATGGAACAATTGATTCAAGACCTACTCACCTACAGTCGTCTTTCCCGTACTAATATCGAGAGACAGTCGGTAGATCTAAATTTGGTTATGCATAAAGCCTTAGAAGAATTAGAATCTCCCATAACTAAAATGCAGGCAGAAATTACTGTCGAGCCTTTACTCAGGGTATGGGGTAATCGAATTATCTTGCAGCAAATAATTATCAATCTACTATCCAATGCCATTAAATTCGTTCCCGATAATGCTCGACCCCAGATAAGGATCTGGACGGAGGCAAGAGAAGGTTTTGTGCGCTTGTGGATAGAAGATAACGGAATTGGCATAGAATCCCAACATCAAGGACGTATCTTCCAAGTTTTTGAACGTTTACACGGCAATGAGTCTTATCCTGGTACTGGTATCGGCTTGGCGATCGTCAAAAAAGGTGTAGAGCGTTTGGGCGGTAAATACGGCGTAGAATCAATGGTAAATCGCGGTAGTCGTTTTTGGATTGAATTACCTGGGAACAATGAACAGTAACCAGTCAACAGTCAACAGTCAACAGTAAGCAATTATCAGCGATCGCTTCAGCGGCTTCTTAAAAAGCCTAAAGCCTAAAGCTTAGAGCTAACCTAGCAAAACAACATTGTTAACCCTAACTCAAGTTAAATAATAACCGCAGTAGATTTTAGCTTTTTCTAATATTTAGAGAATAGTTTTAAGTGTAAGGTTAAAAAATATTATTTAAAATTTAGATAATTTTAACAATCAATATTTATCATTCTGTGAGAGAAGACCCTCCCTTTCAGTGAGGGATGAATCGAAACGGGGCTTATAAAGAAGGCAGCGCGTTGGCGGGGCACCTGCGGCTAATCCCTTGGTCCCGCTTGAAGCGACTGCCGCAGCGCAATGCGATTACGCCCACAGCCCCTTCAGGGGCAACGAAGAGCTGAGGTTTA
This genomic window contains:
- the nagA gene encoding N-acetylglucosamine-6-phosphate deacetylase; the encoded protein is MRVNQLIINARVVGYQDLQQVAIQERKIVAIAPTLDHPPITPTINLERDWLSLGGIDLQINGGLGLAFPDLELEDLPKLEQICEFLWQQGVDGFLPTIVTTSINKIQRSLATITQFMANQEEKEDTAKVLGVHLEGPFLNYQKRGAHPAKYLLSLTIENIKQVLGDYSHIVKIMTLAPELDSSGETITYLLDKNIIVSLGHSLATASQAQQAFAQGASMVTHAFNAMPSLHHRQPGLLGAAIVNPDVYCGLIADGNHVSPTMLEIILKASNYERGIFLVSDALAPIGLPDGVYPWDEREIIVTNGTARLRDGTLSGTTLPLLVGVQNLVKWGCNLEKAIAMATESPRKAMKLPGISIGQPANLVRWHWDEQTKDLTWKRLNQS
- a CDS encoding PAS domain S-box protein; its protein translation is MVGDRPNETENNLSAFKESRTVMLVEDCDTDCTLDRRYLTADKRYDYRFIEMETGESALAIYAEERPDLILLDYLLPDLDGLEWLRLWQETYRGNLCPVIVLTGHGDETIAIRCIQLGAADYLNKNEITQARLQLSVTKAFAFDKLQRQNQQLIAQLIARNQELAYSNQVCNREIANREKLELIVDNIPLVVYAKKVENFRSGKMWLINREFCRVFQVTEAEIIGKSDREIFPPATVDHFKVNDLKVINNKQIIVTEERVHHGDGQLQTYLSLKIPLLNDEGEVDSIIGIATNITQEKQAQAQLTRLETRFSSTFEQVAVGMALVGLQGEWLMVNQKLCEIVGYTKAELLQTTFQEITHPEDLAADLNYVRQLLAEEIANYSIEKRYIRKDNSLVWINLTVSLVKNKVGEPEYFISVIEDISDRRNLEVSRQKALQRLSNLHQIDRAIVEARQPKEIAVIAIDSIQQLLTCQRTSIVTFNLEKDTATILLTQGEGKQVGTGLQTPLHLWQELINRLKAPETDYIVAYLEQLPQLSAAIPSLANVGLNCLICFPLRTKDGLLGILKLWIKDLNAVDSEKLTIVKEVSTQVAIALKQAYLSQTIQDYTLELEDKVRERTAQLEEINQELKAFSYSISHDLKAPLRAIQGFAIALQEDYAASLDELGREYTQRLASSAQQMEQLIQDLLTYSRLSRTNIERQSVDLNLVMHKALEELESPITKMQAEITVEPLLRVWGNRIILQQIIINLLSNAIKFVPDNARPQIRIWTEAREGFVRLWIEDNGIGIESQHQGRIFQVFERLHGNESYPGTGIGLAIVKKGVERLGGKYGVESMVNRGSRFWIELPGNNEQ